From Hymenobacter sediminicola:
CTCCGTGGATGCATACGCTGATGAGGTAGCGGCTTTCATTCAGACTCAGGGACTACACCGCTATGTGCTGGTCGGCCACAGCATGGGCGGCAAAATTGCGTTGGCCCTGGCGGCTCGTCAGCCGAAAGGGCTGCGCGGCCTAGTGTTGCTGAGCCCTTCGCCACCCTCGCCAGAGCCCATGACCGACGAAGACCGCAAAGCTAGCCAGCAGGCCTGGGGGCAGCGTATCCGGGCCGAGAAAACCCAGCAGAAAATTACGGCCCGTTCACTTCCTGAACCAGTGCAGCAGCGCATTGTGGAGGATAATCTGAGCAGTTCCAAAGCCGCCTGGGATGCCTGGCTGCTACACGGCAGCCGCGAAAACCTGGCCGCCCGTATGTGCGAGGTACGGGTGCCTTGCGCCATCGTGGCCGGCGACCAGGACGCAGTAATGTCGCCCTCGGTACACGGATTGGAAACGCTGCCCCTGCTGCCCGAAGGCACACCCCTAGAAATAGTGCCCGGCGCGGGCCACTTGCTGCCCTACGAAGCTCCAGAAGAGGTAGCAGCGCTCCTACGGGCGTTTGCTGAGAAGATTCACTAATCTTTAGGTATCAGTATTGCAATACCGGTTCAGGTAGAGAGTGTGCCGCCTACTCACTAATTACGGCATACTCACTATGCAACCAAAAAGAGGGTGAGGTTCCGACAGCGCTGTGCGTGTAGTCGGAACCTCACCCTCTTTTTGATTTTAATCGGCCGGTTGCTTAGTCCAGGGCCCTCTCACGGAACAGTACGTAGCCAATGTGGGCAAACACGCCGAACTGGTGGTCAGGGTCATCGTAGTGAATGAACTGCAGGGCAGCCGGCCCAACGGGAGTTTGGTACACGAGGCCGGTCATGGCCGTTAGGTAAGGACGGCTGACGGTGGGGCCACGCCGGGGCAGCAATGGATTGTCATTTTCCCGTTCCCAGGGCCGAAACAAGGTGTGTACGTAGGCCTCAGTGCGCCATTCCAGAGAGCCCACAATGGCCTTGATGTACTTCAGCCCCACTGCAGCATAGGCTGTGCCGCGGTAGCGGTCCAGGAACTGCGTGCGCGAATCGGGTAGGGGCAAAAACGCCGGTGCTGACGTCAGGGACGAGCGGTAGGTGGCAAAGCTGCCCTGCGTGGTGGCTACCGCATCAATGGTGTAGCCCCAGGCATGCACCCGCCGGCCCACCGAATCGACCTTGTGAAAAGTGAAATACTGCTCGGTATACGCCCGGGCCTGCACCCATTTGTGGTCTTTGGTGCGGCCATTCAAGCCATTTGCTGTAGAGCCCGGTGAGTAGTCTTCCTCGGCCAATATACCTCGGAAGGAAAAATCAGCCCGGCGTCCGCTCACGGCGTATTGGCGGCGGTTCAGAGAGTTGCGCTGGAACTGCAGGGCGGCCGTGAGACCATCCAGCCGGTTCTGGTCCAGTTCGGCGCCAGAGCTTATTTCGTTGGTATTGGCAAACCGGTCGCGGCTCGTAAACACGCCCCCGCTCAAGATGTAGCGGCTACGGTAGTTGGGGCTATAACCAATCTGCAGGTAGGTTTTTAGGTCGCGCTGCTGCAGCTGCGTGTTCTGGGCCGTGCTACCCAGCAGGCCACCAGTGTCTTGGTAGTTGAAATTATTGAACGTGACGGTGGGCTCGAAATAGAGCGGTGCCCGGCCCGGCACACTCACCCGAAACGACCCTTGGGCCCCGTTGTAGAAGCGCCCAATAGTTGCATTGGCCTTGATGGTATAGAGGTAGCGGTTGAGGTAGCGGTAGGCGCCGCCCAGGTAGAAATTGCTCATGGACCGCGACGACAGCAGCACGCCCAGATCAGTCGTTAGGTTAGAGTTCTGGCGGGCATCCAGGTTGAGTTCGTAGCCTTCCAGCTTGCTGTCGTAGCGCACCCGTGGGTACACGTTGTTGAAGAAGTCGTTGTTGACGAGGCGGTAGTAGCCCTCTTCCACATCACCTGGCGAGTAGGAAGAGCCAGTGCGCTGGAAGAAGCGCCGTACGAATTCCTGCTGTTGCTTCGGCACGCCCTGCACCGTAATCTGCTTGAAATCGGGCTTAGGGGCACGCTCCTGAAACGCCCGGCGCCGCTGCTGCAATGCCAGCGTGTCTTCGCGCCGCTCAATACGAGTCAGCAGTAGTTCTAGCTTGCGCTCAGTGGCTTGCTGCCCCAGGTTTACCAGTTGCTTTACCTTGTTGAAGTCAGCCGCTGTGATACCCTCCAGGTTGGGTTGTATGAAGATACCGTTGCGGCCTACTGAAGCAGTATCGGCCACGTTGGAACCCAGAAACAGCAGAGTGCTGGTGAGAAGCGCATCGTCTTTGCCCTTGGGATATTTATTGAAGGCCACGTCGCCTACGTTCACCCCAATCATGATATCGGGCTTGAATTCCTCGCGCATCACGCCAGTCGGGAAGTTGTCCACCACGGCGCCGTCGAAGAGGTAGCGGCCATCTTGCTGCCGGATCGGGCGGAAAGCCAGCGGAAAAGCCATGGAGTTGCGCACCGCATCGGAGAGTGAGCCGCTGCGCTGCACTACCCGCTCCCGCGTAAACACCTCGGAGGCCACACTACGGTAGGGCACCAGCAGTTTGTTGAAATCGTAGCCGGAGATGGCGCCGGCCGGGGCCAGCATAGTGGCCAGTACGTAGTTGAGCGTGACGTCATCTACGAGTTTAGGCGTTACGCGCGCTTTCAGGGTCGAGTCGATGGCCAGGCGCAGGTGCAAGGCGGCGGGGTTGTAGTCGCCGTCGTAATAGTTGTACACCTTGCCTTCCAGTGGCTCGCCCGAAACCCAGTTCTGAAACTCGGGCTTGAGCACAATTTCCTCAATCTCGCGGGGCGAATAGCCAGCCGCATACATGGCTCCCACAATTGCGCCCATACTCGTGCCCACAATGTAGTCGATGGGGATGCGGTTCTTCTCCAGCACCTTCAGCACTCCCACGTGGGCCAGGCCCTTAGCCCCACCTCCCGATAGTACCAGACCTACCTTTTGTGCCTGCACCGTTGGCACGGCCAGCAACAGACTTATCAGAAAAAACTGTAGAAAGCAGTACGTTTTACGCATATAACGGAAGCAAAAGCCCCACAGTGGGGCGTGGCCTTCCTACGCAATGATTGGGGAGTGGTTGCCGGGTCCGGCAGGGGCGAGGTGGTTATTTATATAGATATGAAAATATAAAGCGCTGCAACCCTTCTGACGCGCCATATGTGGCTGTTCAATGGCATAAGCAAAGGGCTGTTTTTCGGCAACCAAAAGCATCACCGAAGCTGCCAACAGGGTTTCTGGTTGCAGTGATAAACCACAACCGGATTAGGGTGCCAGCCAAGCGCCAAGCGGGCCAGGTAGGTTGCGCAAAATGCAGAAGGCAGTAGCCATTGCTATTATTCCCCAGCCAAGCGCCGGGCTATACAAGAAGGTCAGGCGCCGGGGCGTGCCGGCCAAGTAGCCGCGAGCCTCTTCCAGCAACCCTAGCATCACTACCGGCGACAGCAGTGCCGCCAGCAGATTGAATCCTGCCGCCTGCACCACGTGCCCGTGCAACAGGGCATGCAATGCCCGTTGCGTGCCGCAACCGGGGCAGTGCAGCCCCGTCAGCCAGTGCACCGGGCAGCGCGGAAAAGGGTAGTGCGCTGGGTCGAGGCGAAAATAAAGAACGGCCAGCGCCAGCCCGGCCAGCAGGCCGAAAGCAGTGGCACCAGCCGTTCTTCGGGTCAGTAGCATTGGTACTACAGCAACGAGTTGTTTAGTCGTTGAAAGCGCCTAACAGGCCGCCGCCAATGCCCATAATCACAACCAGCAGAATGTAAAGGCCAAAGAGGACAGCCGAGCTGATCAGCGCGTATTTCACCCATTTGCCAGCATTGCGGGATGCCTCTTGGGCACCGGCGTAGTCGCCTACTGATAGGCGGGAGTTAACGTTGGCTGCGTTGATAATAGCCACGATACCAAAGGGCAAGCAGCAGAAAATAGTCACCAGAATAGATTCAACGAGCCAGTTTTTGGGCGGAGGACCACCAACTGGGGGCACACCGGTAGGCGAAGCGTAAGGTTGTTCCATGCAGGAAAAGAGGAGATTAAGTGAATTGGATGGCGGAAAGTAAATATTCCTTTTTCAATCCCCAACTTCTGCACTAGCAAGTCACTATTTCTTAAAGAGGACAATACACAGCTGCTACCTAATAGCCTGTCATCCTTCCTGCCTACAGAAAGCGAGAATACGTCAACGACAGATCAGACTGTTGTAACTTGTATTGAGTCCGCTCAGTTGGGCTTCCTATGTTCATGCTCTGCATATGAATTCCTAAATCCAGTAGACCGATGGCAGTTCTATAGGTAATTCCGCCACCACCACGCACCAATACATGCCACTTATCCATTCCCAAATCATAGGCACTCGGTTTATCATAGGTGGCTTCTGGAATGGCCTGGTACCATGCCCGTGAGCTCAGCAGGTAACTGATTCCACCACCACCTTCTATATAGGGGTGTACCCGCCGCTCATTGCGCCCCACCTGCCAACGCAGCATAAGAGGAAGTTGCAGCAGTTCTGCTTTGAGGTCCGCACTCCGGACAAAATAGTTTACAGCTGCTGTTGGTTGGTCTCGCACCACCACGTAGGAGTGCGCTTTGGTATAGATGCCCTCCACTACAGCCCGCAGGCTGCCACCAATTGGAAGTACGAGTTGTATGGCTGCTGTGAGGTTCGTATTCGAAGCAGGTCTCCGAAAGCCGAAGTCATGGTTGTTGTCCAGATACCATAGTTGACTGCGCTGTAACCCAGCCCGAATTCCTATGGCTACGGGTTGGCCAACTCCCGGATAGTACCGCTTCGGTACAGTAGTGGGCTGACAATCATTATACTGATTAACAACTTTTGCCAGAGGAACCCGGGCATATAGCAGCCGTTGTTTGCTACGGTCTGCCACGACAAGGCTAGGGCACTGCGCAACTACGTTTTGCAGCATCGGCTCAAATTGGGTGCGGGCCAGCGGCAATACGTTGCCACCAGCCTGCTCCAGCATAAAATCAACGGCCGGGAGCGGCGAGTAGCCAGTGTATAAGCTAAGTGGCCCGCTGCTGATAACTTCCAGAATGCGTAGGCTGTCACCGGTTATCATTCGGGTGCGAAATGCCTGACGCCCATCGGTGGTGCCTGCGGCACTTAGCTGCGCTGCCCGAAGAGTTTCTGTCGAGGCATTGGGAGTTGCACGGAAACGAACCTGGCCCAACAGGCGGGTGGCACGCAAAACATCAACATAGCCGCGTACTGTGTCGGTAGGAGCGGTTCGGCGCACGATGTAGCCGGGTTGGAAAACAGACTGTTGAGCAGTTGTCAGGAGCGGTAGTAAGCTCAAGACGCCCAAGCATAGGAAACGACGCATGTTTTGAGGAAGTATAATTTCTCAAAACTACCGAATTAGTCTGCCCGCCTTACCATTTCTTGAAGATGACATATACAGCTGCTACCAGCAAGCCGAAGCCCAGCAAGTGGTTCCAGGCCAGTTTGTCGGTTTTGAACACATACACGGCGCACAGTGTGAAAACCGTCAGGGATACTACTTCCTGAATGACCTTGAGCTGAAACAGGCTGAACGGCCCACCGTTTTCCTCGAACCCAATGCGGTTGGCCGGCACCTGAAACACATACTCGAAGAAAGCCAGGCCCCAGCTCACCAGTATCACGCCCACCAGACCCAGCCCGTGCAGCCACGAAATCTTTTTGAACTGCAAATGCCCGTACCAGGCAAACGTCATGAACAGGTTGGAAATGGTAAGCAGCACAATGGTGGTCAGGCTTTTCATGAGAGTAGGCAGATAATGGGAGTGCAAAGCACGGTATCTGCTGCCAGCTTGCCTAGCGCGGGCCGGTTAGTCTTCGTGGCCGGGTATGGCGGCTTGGGGCGCGGCCTGTTGCAGCTCTTTGGCTTCGCGGGCGAGGCGTAGCTTTTCTTTCTCTGAGGGCTGCTTAGGCAAGGCGTCCAGGTCGGGCTGGCCAGCATCTACCCAGCAGGTGTACCAGAAAGCCCCAATCAGGCGCTGGGCCAGGCGCATCTGCCGCTCCACCTGCCCCGTGAGCCGCTGGTGGTACTCGCGGCTGAACTCGCGCGAGTACACACGCACGGTCTGGTTGCCGCGCTCCTCAAACCCAAACTTCTTGTCCTCGGGCATCTTGGCTGTCAGGTCCCGCTCAAACGTCAGCACCGAATCGACGGCGGCATTGGAACGGGCCACGGCCGCCCAGATGGTTTCGGAGGGCCGCTCGATGTACGGGGCCGGACCGGTAAAAAAATCGTAGTTGGCGGCCAGTATTTCGGGCAGCCGAGACTCCCAGAGGCCATGAATGCCACGCTGGCCTGTGAGTTGGCCATTGTAGTTGTGGGTAGTGTGCAGTGGCACGCAGGCATCAGCAATGTAGTGACCCATGTCGGCAGAGAGGCTCAGAATCCGGTCGGCGTCGCGCTGGCGGAAGGCCTCCGTAAGCTGGCCTTTCATGCGTATCACTTGCCAGGGCACAATGCCGTGCTTCATCAGCGAGTCTTCCCCGAATTTGGCCACTGCATCGGCGTAGGAGCGGGGCAGCCGGGCCAGGGCCGAGTCTCCATATACATCTACGTCAAGAAAGTGGCGGGCCGCCTCACCAGGCACCACCGAGCGTCGCGAGTCGGGCCGGGTGGCATTTTCGGTCAGGTATTCGATGTTGGTTTTGTAGAAGCCCATCATGTCGGGCGGCAGCGTAAACACGGCCAGCCGATTGATAAGCCGGTGCCCGAAAAATCCCCACGCCTGGGGCCGCTGCGGCAGCAACAATAAAAAGGCTAAAAGCAGCAGTATACGAGGCATAGCGTCTGGAACACAACGGATAGAGGCGAGGAAGATACACGGAGTTATTGAGCCAGACAACATCCCAACTC
This genomic window contains:
- a CDS encoding alpha/beta fold hydrolase, which encodes MPDSNPLTFVCLHYWAGAGHEFQAIADLLTPEYRLVSPNLGGFGGAPGPLGGYSVDAYADEVAAFIQTQGLHRYVLVGHSMGGKIALALAARQPKGLRGLVLLSPSPPSPEPMTDEDRKASQQAWGQRIRAEKTQQKITARSLPEPVQQRIVEDNLSSSKAAWDAWLLHGSRENLAARMCEVRVPCAIVAGDQDAVMSPSVHGLETLPLLPEGTPLEIVPGAGHLLPYEAPEEVAALLRAFAEKIH
- a CDS encoding patatin-like phospholipase family protein, whose translation is MRKTYCFLQFFLISLLLAVPTVQAQKVGLVLSGGGAKGLAHVGVLKVLEKNRIPIDYIVGTSMGAIVGAMYAAGYSPREIEEIVLKPEFQNWVSGEPLEGKVYNYYDGDYNPAALHLRLAIDSTLKARVTPKLVDDVTLNYVLATMLAPAGAISGYDFNKLLVPYRSVASEVFTRERVVQRSGSLSDAVRNSMAFPLAFRPIRQQDGRYLFDGAVVDNFPTGVMREEFKPDIMIGVNVGDVAFNKYPKGKDDALLTSTLLFLGSNVADTASVGRNGIFIQPNLEGITAADFNKVKQLVNLGQQATERKLELLLTRIERREDTLALQQRRRAFQERAPKPDFKQITVQGVPKQQQEFVRRFFQRTGSSYSPGDVEEGYYRLVNNDFFNNVYPRVRYDSKLEGYELNLDARQNSNLTTDLGVLLSSRSMSNFYLGGAYRYLNRYLYTIKANATIGRFYNGAQGSFRVSVPGRAPLYFEPTVTFNNFNYQDTGGLLGSTAQNTQLQQRDLKTYLQIGYSPNYRSRYILSGGVFTSRDRFANTNEISSGAELDQNRLDGLTAALQFQRNSLNRRQYAVSGRRADFSFRGILAEEDYSPGSTANGLNGRTKDHKWVQARAYTEQYFTFHKVDSVGRRVHAWGYTIDAVATTQGSFATYRSSLTSAPAFLPLPDSRTQFLDRYRGTAYAAVGLKYIKAIVGSLEWRTEAYVHTLFRPWERENDNPLLPRRGPTVSRPYLTAMTGLVYQTPVGPAALQFIHYDDPDHQFGVFAHIGYVLFRERALD
- a CDS encoding DUF2752 domain-containing protein, with the translated sequence MLLTRRTAGATAFGLLAGLALAVLYFRLDPAHYPFPRCPVHWLTGLHCPGCGTQRALHALLHGHVVQAAGFNLLAALLSPVVMLGLLEEARGYLAGTPRRLTFLYSPALGWGIIAMATAFCILRNLPGPLGAWLAP
- a CDS encoding CD225/dispanin family protein — protein: MEQPYASPTGVPPVGGPPPKNWLVESILVTIFCCLPFGIVAIINAANVNSRLSVGDYAGAQEASRNAGKWVKYALISSAVLFGLYILLVVIMGIGGGLLGAFND
- a CDS encoding DMT family protein, whose protein sequence is MKSLTTIVLLTISNLFMTFAWYGHLQFKKISWLHGLGLVGVILVSWGLAFFEYVFQVPANRIGFEENGGPFSLFQLKVIQEVVSLTVFTLCAVYVFKTDKLAWNHLLGFGLLVAAVYVIFKKW
- a CDS encoding zinc dependent phospholipase C family protein; the protein is MPRILLLLAFLLLLPQRPQAWGFFGHRLINRLAVFTLPPDMMGFYKTNIEYLTENATRPDSRRSVVPGEAARHFLDVDVYGDSALARLPRSYADAVAKFGEDSLMKHGIVPWQVIRMKGQLTEAFRQRDADRILSLSADMGHYIADACVPLHTTHNYNGQLTGQRGIHGLWESRLPEILAANYDFFTGPAPYIERPSETIWAAVARSNAAVDSVLTFERDLTAKMPEDKKFGFEERGNQTVRVYSREFSREYHQRLTGQVERQMRLAQRLIGAFWYTCWVDAGQPDLDALPKQPSEKEKLRLAREAKELQQAAPQAAIPGHED